A stretch of the Porifericola rhodea genome encodes the following:
- a CDS encoding glycosyltransferase family 4 protein, with protein sequence MNILITSQKAGMAGSTYSTTYLAKGLSERGHKVYLACPDNSLMQKMLKGSSVSHIPMNIRHKLDRKNIKQIANIVTEYNIDLIDGQSSKDRYTTILAKWWYRLPVKLVHTRRQLALSMGILGQSWFYEKGTDRVIAVSKGVKQSLVKIGISPEHIEVIYNGTPAEKYEAVAPEKVNLLKQQFDIKEGEFVIGCVARLKEQDQLLEALHLLDKPVKVIFVGIEPQEKYKNIIENYRLPHSIHFAGAVSNSEVLNYYPLFNVKVLPSTIEGLSQSLLEAMALKVPVVATDLGGNNELIEEGKNGFLFQHKNTRQLAEILQKLINSPQLGVQLGSFGQNTALNTFSIHNTVVKHEAMFERLLSN encoded by the coding sequence ATGAATATTCTAATTACTTCTCAAAAGGCTGGCATGGCTGGCTCTACATACTCTACTACTTATCTGGCTAAAGGGCTTAGCGAAAGAGGACATAAAGTTTATTTAGCCTGCCCGGATAACTCTCTAATGCAGAAAATGCTAAAGGGTTCGTCAGTATCGCATATTCCTATGAATATTCGCCATAAACTGGATAGAAAAAACATCAAGCAGATTGCAAATATTGTTACAGAATACAATATTGATTTGATTGATGGGCAATCCAGTAAAGATCGGTACACTACTATTCTAGCAAAATGGTGGTATCGCTTACCAGTCAAATTAGTTCATACACGCCGCCAATTGGCTCTTAGCATGGGGATACTAGGTCAGAGTTGGTTCTACGAAAAAGGGACAGATAGAGTGATAGCTGTAAGTAAAGGAGTAAAGCAGTCACTGGTAAAGATTGGAATAAGTCCTGAACACATAGAAGTAATCTACAATGGTACACCTGCTGAAAAATATGAAGCTGTAGCTCCCGAAAAAGTAAACCTACTTAAACAACAGTTTGATATAAAAGAAGGAGAATTTGTGATTGGTTGCGTAGCACGTTTAAAAGAACAGGACCAACTGCTTGAAGCTCTTCATTTACTGGATAAGCCCGTCAAAGTTATTTTTGTAGGTATAGAACCACAGGAAAAGTATAAAAACATAATAGAGAACTATCGTCTGCCACATAGCATACACTTTGCCGGAGCAGTTTCTAATTCTGAGGTGCTAAATTACTACCCTCTTTTTAATGTTAAAGTTCTACCTTCTACCATTGAAGGCTTATCTCAATCTTTGCTTGAAGCCATGGCTTTGAAAGTGCCAGTAGTGGCAACTGATTTGGGAGGCAACAACGAACTCATTGAAGAAGGGAAAAATGGGTTTTTATTTCAGCACAAGAACACTAGACAATTGGCCGAGATTCTGCAGAAACTTATAAATTCTCCTCAGCTTGGTGTTCAACTAGGTAGTTTTGGACAAAATACTGCACTAAATACCTTTTCAATTCATAATACTGTCGTTAAGCACGAAGCTATGTTTGAAAGGTTGCTATCAAATTAG
- a CDS encoding PorP/SprF family type IX secretion system membrane protein: MRKTAIILFLLIFSICSAEAQRMPFFTHYYNNPYLYNPAYAGYDKHSVFYLTHRQQWFGVEGAPMSTQLSFHTPMGNANPLFFGADVVDDRLGALKHNAVKASLAYMLPLSSEYEHYIKTAFSFGLGMHSYDLSSMDIGDDQVLQAALSNRSYLDGRFGFRYHNRGFNLSVALPHLFTPPPVLVEGFGDIAFDQFSRMIFSTHYRFNFNEEGSVAFEPTVLYHYSQVEQSQLEALGILYFKESFWAGGGYQQQSGISGTAGFRVKNLKFSYAYSTGGSEVSAYGMGTHEAQLGIIIGKKKEVLKRKPRLSTQNTIDDIPDEALLEKHEKSRKKSERKKKREKSVPDRKKVNPAPSVILVEPTENKGTTEQEQPNNDSSQSQNTSEMVLTNAPSTKSSTEDTQATKNAIPVTKQQQTSRDYSDLNFDSFENESGVIQLGEDGDASPSSASQQQQAKQLNEQQPKRTEDIPQNKSSETKEISWDSPANNKTSAEEKEAHPLALKGGFYIIAGTFSTEANAQKLVDQLSQQGFFPEIGYHTEKQYFYVHVFQGGTKDKALQELDRLKQNATFQKSWILTVE, from the coding sequence ATGAGAAAAACTGCAATTATATTATTTCTACTAATTTTTAGTATCTGTTCCGCAGAGGCTCAGCGCATGCCTTTCTTTACCCATTATTATAATAACCCCTACCTTTATAATCCCGCTTACGCAGGTTACGACAAACATTCTGTATTTTATCTGACTCACCGCCAGCAATGGTTTGGAGTAGAAGGAGCTCCTATGAGTACTCAGCTCAGTTTTCATACGCCGATGGGCAACGCCAACCCTCTATTCTTTGGAGCAGATGTCGTAGATGATCGCTTAGGCGCACTTAAGCATAATGCTGTGAAGGCCTCACTTGCCTATATGCTGCCGCTCTCATCTGAGTATGAGCACTATATTAAAACTGCTTTTTCTTTTGGTCTGGGAATGCACAGCTATGACCTGTCTAGTATGGACATTGGCGATGATCAGGTTTTGCAGGCTGCCTTATCTAATCGGTCATACCTGGATGGCCGATTCGGCTTTCGTTACCACAATCGTGGATTTAACCTGAGTGTAGCATTGCCTCATCTTTTTACTCCTCCACCAGTATTGGTTGAAGGATTTGGAGATATTGCCTTTGATCAGTTTAGCCGGATGATATTTAGTACTCATTACCGTTTTAATTTTAATGAAGAAGGTAGTGTAGCTTTTGAACCTACAGTGCTATACCACTACTCACAGGTGGAGCAGAGTCAACTGGAAGCTCTGGGCATATTGTATTTCAAAGAGTCTTTTTGGGCTGGTGGTGGATATCAGCAGCAAAGCGGCATTAGTGGTACAGCTGGCTTCAGAGTAAAGAACCTGAAGTTTAGCTATGCCTACAGTACCGGAGGTAGTGAAGTATCCGCGTATGGCATGGGTACTCACGAAGCGCAGTTAGGTATTATTATAGGTAAGAAAAAAGAAGTACTGAAAAGAAAGCCCAGACTCTCTACACAAAACACTATTGACGACATACCCGATGAAGCGCTGCTTGAAAAGCACGAGAAAAGCAGAAAAAAATCTGAACGCAAAAAGAAGAGAGAGAAAAGCGTACCTGACAGAAAAAAGGTAAACCCTGCTCCGAGTGTTATTTTAGTAGAGCCGACAGAAAATAAGGGTACTACTGAGCAAGAACAGCCAAATAATGATAGCTCGCAAAGCCAGAATACCAGCGAAATGGTGCTTACAAACGCACCTTCAACAAAGAGCAGTACAGAGGATACTCAAGCTACTAAAAATGCTATACCTGTAACGAAGCAGCAGCAAACTTCAAGAGACTATTCTGACCTTAATTTTGATTCTTTTGAAAATGAGTCGGGAGTTATACAGTTGGGTGAAGATGGAGACGCAAGTCCTTCTTCCGCGTCTCAACAGCAGCAAGCTAAACAGCTAAATGAACAGCAGCCCAAAAGGACCGAGGACATACCGCAAAACAAGTCCTCTGAAACTAAAGAAATCTCTTGGGACAGTCCTGCTAATAATAAGACATCCGCTGAAGAAAAAGAAGCGCATCCACTGGCTTTAAAAGGTGGTTTCTATATCATCGCAGGCACTTTTTCTACAGAAGCCAATGCCCAAAAGCTTGTTGATCAGTTAAGCCAGCAGGGATTTTTCCCAGAAATAGGATACCATACAGAAAAGCAGTATTTCTATGTGCATGTATTTCAGGGTGGAACTAAAGATAAGGCTTTACAGGAGCTTGACAGGCTAAAGCAAAATGCCACATTCCAAAAGTCATGGATATTAACGGTTGAATAA
- a CDS encoding DUF819 family protein, which yields MAEESPLFSNDAVVLGILFIILAVVFRTSSSQNPFWQKFYTYVPSVLLCYFIPAVLNSFNIISGEESSLYFVSSRYLLPASLVLFTIGIDIKAISQLGFKAVIMFFAGTIGIIIGGPIAIMIVSTFSPETVGGAGPDAVWRGLTTIAGSWIGGGANQTAMLEVFGASTDLFSAVLAVDIIVANLWLAVLLYGSGRSEKIDEFFKADSSAIKSVKKQVEEYVAGIARIPKTQDTMTILAIAFGITGFAHFASDLIAPFLEANYPGLNKFSLTSGFFWIVVIATTAGLILSFTKVRKLEGVGSSRFATVFLYVLIASIGMQMDITTVVSNPGLFMVGGIWIMIHIIVLLLVAKLIKAPFFFVAVGSQANVGGAASAPVVASAFSPSLAPVGVLLAVLGYFVGTYGAWLCGILMQLVAVS from the coding sequence ATAGCAGAAGAAAGCCCTCTTTTTAGCAACGATGCAGTAGTTTTAGGTATTCTTTTTATCATATTGGCAGTGGTTTTTCGTACTTCCTCCAGCCAAAACCCTTTCTGGCAAAAATTTTATACTTACGTTCCTTCTGTATTACTCTGTTATTTTATACCAGCAGTACTTAATTCTTTTAATATTATTTCAGGAGAAGAGTCAAGTCTATACTTTGTTTCATCCCGTTATTTGCTTCCGGCGAGTTTAGTGCTCTTTACTATAGGCATTGACATTAAGGCTATTTCTCAACTAGGCTTTAAGGCTGTCATCATGTTTTTTGCGGGTACCATTGGTATTATTATCGGAGGGCCCATTGCTATAATGATCGTATCCACCTTCTCTCCCGAAACAGTAGGAGGCGCCGGACCCGATGCGGTTTGGCGTGGATTAACCACAATTGCCGGTAGCTGGATAGGAGGGGGGGCTAACCAAACCGCTATGCTGGAAGTATTTGGTGCCAGTACCGACCTGTTCTCTGCAGTATTAGCGGTAGACATTATTGTAGCTAACTTGTGGCTTGCAGTACTTTTATATGGGAGTGGACGATCAGAAAAAATTGACGAGTTTTTCAAAGCGGACTCTTCTGCCATTAAAAGTGTGAAGAAACAGGTAGAGGAGTATGTAGCAGGTATTGCCAGAATCCCTAAAACCCAGGATACCATGACTATACTGGCAATAGCCTTTGGCATAACTGGCTTTGCTCATTTTGCCTCTGACCTTATTGCTCCCTTCCTGGAAGCCAACTATCCAGGGCTAAATAAATTTAGCCTTACCTCAGGCTTCTTCTGGATTGTGGTTATTGCTACTACTGCTGGCTTAATCTTATCATTTACGAAGGTGCGGAAATTAGAAGGGGTAGGCTCTTCTCGCTTTGCTACTGTATTTTTGTATGTGTTGATTGCCAGCATAGGTATGCAAATGGATATAACTACAGTAGTAAGCAACCCCGGTCTGTTTATGGTAGGGGGGATTTGGATTATGATACACATTATAGTCCTGCTGTTAGTTGCCAAGCTGATCAAAGCGCCTTTCTTTTTTGTAGCAGTGGGCAGCCAGGCCAACGTGGGAGGTGCCGCTTCTGCACCTGTTGTAGCCTCTGCATTTAGTCCATCTCTGGCACCGGTAGGGGTGCTATTGGCGGTCTTGGGTTACTTTGTAGGAACTTACGGCGCATGGCTTTGTGGGATCTTAATGCAATTAGTTGCGGTCTCCTGA
- a CDS encoding (2Fe-2S) ferredoxin domain-containing protein — protein sequence MSREKDLNQQFIFVCNGKDCKKNGCKDIQKAIKSELKKTKQQKAVKLIGTKCTGKCKKAPVLIAKEEWMTEMNVPRALELLHSII from the coding sequence ATGAGCAGAGAAAAAGACTTAAATCAGCAGTTTATATTTGTCTGTAACGGCAAAGACTGCAAAAAAAATGGTTGTAAAGACATTCAGAAAGCGATAAAAAGTGAACTTAAAAAAACGAAGCAGCAGAAAGCTGTAAAGTTGATTGGTACTAAATGCACAGGTAAATGTAAAAAAGCTCCGGTGCTTATTGCTAAAGAAGAGTGGATGACAGAAATGAATGTGCCCCGTGCTCTGGAATTATTACATTCTATTATTTAA
- the holA gene encoding DNA polymerase III subunit delta, with amino-acid sequence MPQSPEVVLKSLKEKRYAPLYFLQGDEPYYIDLIADYVEENVLNESERGFNQMVMYGKDVDVSAVLNNAKRFPMMSERQVVIVREAQEIQDFNNKSGQQLMEAYVKNPMPSTILVFCYKYKSLDGRKPLTKLLDKLAILVEAKKMYDNQLPDWIANYVRQKGYDIEDKAVQMLADYIGNNLKRLTNEIEKVLINFSKGDEDGVISPAVIQKYIGISKEYNVFELQKALAVHDVLKANRIIHYFEANQKANPIIPIIALLFTFFSKLLLVHQSADKSERALAGVLKVNPFFAKEYKIAAVNYPLPKVIANIHHLRMADQYAKGIDNINGSDAQILKELVFRLMH; translated from the coding sequence ATGCCCCAGTCGCCTGAAGTTGTACTCAAATCTTTAAAAGAAAAAAGATATGCGCCCCTGTATTTTTTGCAGGGAGATGAACCATACTACATAGACCTGATCGCTGATTATGTTGAGGAAAATGTACTGAACGAATCAGAGCGAGGCTTTAATCAGATGGTGATGTATGGTAAGGATGTGGATGTTAGTGCTGTGCTCAATAATGCCAAGCGCTTTCCTATGATGTCCGAGCGTCAGGTTGTTATCGTACGTGAAGCTCAGGAAATTCAGGACTTTAACAATAAAAGTGGGCAGCAGCTGATGGAGGCCTACGTTAAAAATCCAATGCCTTCTACCATATTGGTGTTTTGCTACAAGTATAAAAGCCTGGATGGTCGTAAGCCCTTAACCAAGTTGCTAGACAAGCTGGCAATTTTGGTAGAAGCTAAAAAAATGTACGATAACCAGCTACCTGACTGGATTGCCAATTATGTAAGGCAAAAGGGGTATGATATAGAAGACAAGGCTGTACAAATGTTGGCCGATTATATTGGTAATAACCTGAAACGCTTAACCAATGAGATAGAAAAGGTACTGATTAACTTTAGTAAAGGGGATGAAGATGGAGTAATTAGTCCGGCAGTAATACAGAAGTATATCGGCATTAGCAAAGAATACAATGTGTTTGAGTTGCAGAAGGCGCTGGCAGTACATGATGTGCTTAAAGCCAATCGCATCATACATTATTTTGAAGCTAACCAAAAGGCTAACCCTATCATCCCGATTATAGCGCTACTTTTTACTTTTTTTAGTAAGTTGCTTCTGGTGCATCAGTCAGCAGACAAGTCAGAGCGTGCACTGGCAGGGGTACTTAAAGTAAACCCTTTTTTCGCTAAAGAGTATAAAATTGCAGCTGTTAACTACCCCCTGCCTAAAGTAATTGCCAACATTCACCATTTGCGAATGGCTGATCAGTATGCGAAAGGAATTGACAATATTAATGGCTCAGATGCTCAAATTTTAAAAGAGCTAGTCTTTAGGTTAATGCATTAG
- a CDS encoding glycosyltransferase family 4 protein — MRILLTTYQGGLAGSTHSIAFLAEGLANRGHQVYLAGKKDTRLFEKLKNTAVHLVPMRFKSKLDMQTVKAIKELVEAEKIEVINAQSSKDRYLAIFAKWKYKLDVKLVHTRRQRPESIGGWLQNSFYIKGTDKIVVVSDELKNIFIQKGFPAEHLHVIYNGTPAEQYQNIDEQRVQELRNELALSSNDTVIGCVARMKEQDQLVKALPHLDENIKVVFAGIPEGSLDHYIKRYKVKQKVIYAGKLSHRDTLHLYKLLNVNVLPSTMDGFGLVLVEAMAMGTPVVATRSGGIVDVVDDGINGLLFENNNIPDLSKKIKTVLFDDEVRQSFIKNGKVTAFEKFSLDKTIDNYEKFFYELLESPTLKN; from the coding sequence ATGAGAATACTACTTACTACTTATCAGGGAGGGCTGGCAGGCTCCACCCACTCTATTGCGTTTTTAGCAGAAGGATTGGCGAATAGAGGACATCAGGTATATTTGGCTGGTAAAAAAGATACGCGTCTCTTTGAAAAGTTAAAAAATACTGCAGTGCATCTGGTACCCATGAGGTTTAAGTCTAAGCTAGACATGCAAACAGTAAAAGCGATTAAAGAACTCGTAGAGGCTGAGAAAATTGAGGTGATTAACGCTCAATCAAGTAAAGATAGGTACCTGGCCATTTTTGCAAAATGGAAATATAAACTCGACGTTAAGCTTGTGCATACCAGAAGACAGAGGCCAGAGAGCATTGGAGGGTGGTTGCAAAATAGCTTTTACATTAAAGGGACGGATAAAATAGTAGTGGTAAGTGACGAATTAAAAAATATCTTTATTCAAAAAGGTTTTCCAGCAGAACATTTACATGTAATTTATAATGGAACCCCTGCTGAACAATACCAGAACATAGACGAGCAAAGAGTACAGGAGCTCAGGAATGAGCTAGCTTTGAGTTCTAATGATACTGTGATTGGTTGTGTCGCACGTATGAAAGAGCAGGATCAGTTAGTTAAAGCTCTACCGCATTTAGATGAAAACATTAAGGTTGTTTTTGCTGGTATTCCTGAAGGAAGTTTAGATCATTACATTAAGCGTTACAAAGTAAAACAGAAAGTTATTTATGCAGGTAAACTTTCACATAGAGATACGCTACACCTTTATAAACTTTTAAATGTAAACGTACTTCCTTCAACTATGGATGGGTTTGGTTTAGTGCTGGTAGAAGCCATGGCTATGGGGACTCCGGTGGTTGCAACACGTTCTGGAGGTATCGTTGATGTAGTAGACGATGGAATCAACGGACTTTTGTTTGAAAACAATAATATCCCAGATCTTTCTAAAAAAATAAAAACAGTATTGTTTGATGATGAGGTAAGACAAAGCTTTATTAAAAATGGCAAAGTAACTGCATTTGAGAAGTTCTCTTTAGATAAGACTATAGACAACTACGAGAAGTTTTTTTATGAGCTATTAGAAAGTCCTACATTAAAGAACTAG